The stretch of DNA CGACTTCGACGCGCACACGGTCGCGCGGCGAGTTATCTCCATCCGGCCAGGAAATGCGGATATTGACTTGTTCATCATCCATGGTTGCGGTGGCGATAGCGGCAGCCGCCACTAGATCGGAATCATCACCGGCGGTCCCTTCAAATGCTTCCGGTCCCCAGGTCCCCACGGCCTGCGGGGCCAAGGAACCGTGCAGAATGGTTTCCCGCGCAACACGTCGTGAGACCTCGGCTAATGCGTTGTAACGAACAGAGGCAACGCCCAAATCGAGCATCGCGAAGAGAATGAGCAACAGGACCGGCAGTACGATTGCACTTTCCACGATCGTCGCCCCGCGCCGGCGGGCGGTGTGACTCGTTGGTCGTTTGGGTGTTCGTAACTTGTGCATGACTGAGGACTCACTAGCGGAACTGGCAATATTCCGCATGTTTGAACAAGTTGGTTTCTGAGGGTAAAGCCGGCCAGTCCACGACCGTGCGAAACGGATAGGAGACCTCGACGGCAATGTGCATGATGCCATCCCCGTCGACGTTCGTCGATAAGTCGTATTCCATATCCGACTCGTCAAAATCCGGAATATTCGACATCTCATTGATCACCGCTTGTCGAACGGTCGCCTCCCAAGAGGGACGCGTGTAATTGCTGAATTGACGGACAGCGCCGGTTTCTGCTCCCGTGCGAGCAGCATTGGCTACAACCTGGTGAAAGTGGACGATGCGACCGAAATCACAAGTGCCCAGCGCGATCAGCAACAAAATCGGCAGCGCTATCGCGAATTCAGTCGCCACAGTCCCCCGCGCATGGCGGCCCCGTTGCCGGTCAGTACGCGCGGACACAAAACGGCGTCGAATTGTGGGTGGGCAATGTTTGTAGAATCGTGAATGCATGGTTTATTGGTTAATAAAGGCTTCTTGAATTTGAATGGCAGCTGGACCGACCAAAATGACAAAGATTGCGGGAAAGATGAGCAACAACGTCGGAATGAGAATTTTGACCGAGGCCTTTTGCGCCTTTTCTTCGGCCGCCTGTTCACGTTTTGTCCGCAGCATATCTGCATGGTTTCGAAGAGCGTCCACGATATTTGAGCCGAACCGCTGAGCCTCGCGAATGAATGTGCTGAGTGTGCGGGCCCCGTCAAAATCGGTTCGTACTGCAAAGCGTTTGAGGGCTTGATCCACCGTGGCGCCCAATTCCATATCCCGCTGAATGATGGCCAATTCAGCGGCCAGTTCCGGGTGTGCGAGGAGCAGTTCGTCACTCACTTGGTGAATGGTTTGTTGAAGGCTTAAGCCGCCCCCTAAACAGACCGTCATCAAGTCAATAAAATCAGGCAGCGATTTTTGCAGCAACACATGTTGCCGAGCGATAGCACGGTCGAGCCAAAATCCAGGCACGAGAAAACCGACAGCGCCCGCTGCGACGGCGGCTGGGATCATCCATTGTGCGGAAATGTAGCCTGATAATTCCAACGGAATCATCGCCGCAGCCGGAATCGCAGTGAATAACAGCTTCGCAATATAGTAGCGTTGAATTGCCGCTTGATCGTAGATGCCCGCTTTGGTGAGACGATGTTGCAATCCCGAACGTGATGAGGCATGCGAAGGATTGAGCTGCTG from Symmachiella dynata encodes:
- a CDS encoding TadE/TadG family type IV pilus assembly protein, with translation MHKLRTPKRPTSHTARRRGATIVESAIVLPVLLLILFAMLDLGVASVRYNALAEVSRRVARETILHGSLAPQAVGTWGPEAFEGTAGDDSDLVAAAAIATATMDDEQVNIRISWPDGDNSPRDRVRVEVDYRHQSLVPGLLPWGSFDLNSATTMHIVN
- a CDS encoding TadE/TadG family type IV pilus assembly protein translates to MSARTDRQRGRHARGTVATEFAIALPILLLIALGTCDFGRIVHFHQVVANAARTGAETGAVRQFSNYTRPSWEATVRQAVINEMSNIPDFDESDMEYDLSTNVDGDGIMHIAVEVSYPFRTVVDWPALPSETNLFKHAEYCQFR
- a CDS encoding type II secretion system F family protein gives rise to the protein MAGSLVSIPYIIFGIVAIATYALLVRSNPYDVKVRNRIKELEPSSMAIATAKGDDDEESDGVLSRFVEELQQLNPSHASSRSGLQHRLTKAGIYDQAAIQRYYIAKLLFTAIPAAAMIPLELSGYISAQWMIPAAVAAGAVGFLVPGFWLDRAIARQHVLLQKSLPDFIDLMTVCLGGGLSLQQTIHQVSDELLLAHPELAAELAIIQRDMELGATVDQALKRFAVRTDFDGARTLSTFIREAQRFGSNIVDALRNHADMLRTKREQAAEEKAQKASVKILIPTLLLIFPAIFVILVGPAAIQIQEAFINQ